The Argopecten irradians isolate NY chromosome 16, Ai_NY, whole genome shotgun sequence genome window below encodes:
- the LOC138311192 gene encoding zinc finger protein 234-like, which produces MSEDTTDEGFSEEAEIELQTEEKAYKCDVCGKGFSQANNLLSHTRIHTGEKPFQCEVCSKEFSHSIALKTHQKVHTGEKPYKCEFCGKAFSQASNMQIHTRTHTGEKPFQCELCDKKFIRKDRMLTHFRVHTGERPFKCDICGKGFSQAANLKTHGRTHSGEKPFKCDVCGKGFSKAGNLQAHTRTHTGEKPFKCDVCGKGFSEASSRQTHLRSHTGEKPYKCEECGKMFRDIISRQRHMMTHGDGQPFQCGVCLKEFNWLVSLQRHIRTHTGERPYKCEVCGKGFNASSNLSVHARIHTQEMMFKCDFCGKGFNRAEHLKAHTRTHTGEKPYKCDICGKSFHVSSYLSRHSRIHTGEKPYKCDVCGKGFAQASHVQVHIKTHTGEKLFKCEVCGTDFSRANNLKNHMRIHTGEKPYKCEFCGKGFRHDTSVKLHTRIHTGEKPYKCDVCEETFRGFDGKQRHMNSHEKSYPCEFCEETFQELESKQQHICDKNSSQQSTLKIHINTHNIPQELSMVKEEGT; this is translated from the coding sequence ATGTCTGAAGACACCACTGATGAGGGGTTTAGTGAGGAAGCAGAGATTGAACTTCAAACAGAAGAGAAAGCTTACAAGTGTGATGTGTGTGGTAAAGGCTTTAGTCAGGCCAATAACTTACTTAGTCACACCCGGATACATACGGGAGAAAAGCCATTCCAATGTGAGGTATGTAGCAAGGAATTCAGTCACTCTATCGCCCTCAAAACACATCAGAAGGTCCATACAGGGGAAAAGCCGTATAAATGTGAATTCTGCGGAAAAGCGTTCAGCCAGGCATCTAACATGCAGATTCATACAAGAACACATACAGGTGAAAAACCGTTTCAGTGTGAACTCTGTGATAAAAAATTCATAAGGAAAGATCGCATGTTAACTCACTTCCGCGTACATACAGGCGAGAGGCCGTTTAAATGTGAcatctgtggtaaggggtttagtcagGCAGCTAACTTGAAAACCCATGGAAGGACGCACTCAGGGGAAAAACCGttcaaatgtgatgtctgtggtaagggctTTAGTAAGGCTGGGAACTTGCAGGCACACACCCGAACACATACCGGGGAGAAACCAtttaaatgtgatgtctgtggtaaaggATTTAGTGAAGCGTCAAGTCGGCAGACACATCTCAGATCTCATACAGGGGAAAAGCCGTATAAGTGTGAAGAATGCGGGAAGATGTTCCGTGACATCATCAGTCGGCAGAGACACATGATGACACATGGAGACGGACAACCCTTCCAGTGTGGGGTCTGTCTGAAGGAATTCAACTGGCTGGTCAGTCTACAGAGACACATCAGGACGCATACCGGAGAACGACCGTACAAATGTGAGGTCTGCGGAAAAGGTTTCAATGCCAGCTCCAACCTCAGTGTCCACGCTAGAATACACACGCAGGAAATGATGTTTAAGTGTGACTTTTGTGGCAAGGGGTTTAACAGGGCAGAACATCTGAAAGCCCACAcaaggacacatacaggagagaaaccgtACAAATGCGACATCTGTGGAAAGAGCTTTCATGTGTCTTCATACCTGTCTCGACACTCAAGAATTCATACAGGGGAAAAAccatacaaatgtgatgtctgtggtaaaggATTTGCACAGGCTTCACATGTACAGGTTCATATCAAAACACACACCGGGGAGAAACTGTTTAAGTGCGAGGTTTGTGGTACAGATTTTAGTCGTGCGAATAACCTAAAAAATCATATGAGGATACATACAGGTGAAAAACCATACAAATGTGAGTTTTGTGGGAAAGGCTTCCGACATGACACAAGTGTTAAGTTACATACAAGGATTCATACAGGAGAGAAGCCGTACAAATGTGACGTCTGTGAAGAAACATTTCGAGGCTTTGATGGTAAGCAAAGGCACATGAATTCACATGAGAAGTCATACCCGTGTGAATTTTGTGAAGAAACGTTTCAAGAGCTAGAGAGTAAACAACAGCATATCTGTGATAAAAATTCAAGTCAGCAATCAACGCTAAAAATTCATATTAACACACATAACATTCCACAGGAGCTTTCCATGGTGAAGGAGGAAGGCACGTAA